The following proteins come from a genomic window of Candidatus Leptovillus gracilis:
- a CDS encoding wax ester/triacylglycerol synthase family O-acyltransferase: protein MGKSEPLSNVDAAWLGMEDPTNLMMVTGVLTFKEVVELEVIKDVLRKRFLKFDRFQQRIMPNRLPLVAPYWEDDADFDLNAHIHRVALPAPGDQTALQELVSDLMSTPLDFSKPPWQMHLVENFGDGCAIFVRLHHAVADGMALIYVLLSLTDMTPEASLNHPPVAETSTGNGGRGGLLGALVKQATGTLRTARRITGWVWDEGRETLINPSHALDLAVQGTDAAVAAGRLIFRTPDPPTIFRGGLGAAKRAAWSKPIRLKDVKAIKAVTGSTVNDVLIAAMVGGLRRYLLAREQPVDGLNFRAAVPVNLRKQAEMGTLGNKFGIVYLSLPVGIADPLDRLQVVHQRMEQLKNTPEAVVAIGILNAIGLSPSELQAQSVSMFASKATAVMTNVPGPPIPLYLAGKKIENLMFWVPQAGRVALGISILSYAGKVYLGVNTDAGLVPNPDEIIEGFYEEFDALLELVHQVEYEPQQATSQPLPIVNINTASVAELDALPGIGETMAQRIVDYRAENGRFTTINDLTNVSGINTAKLALIQEQITL from the coding sequence ATGGGAAAAAGCGAACCCTTGTCCAACGTAGACGCCGCCTGGTTGGGCATGGAAGATCCTACCAACCTCATGATGGTCACGGGCGTCCTGACTTTCAAGGAAGTTGTGGAACTCGAAGTGATCAAAGATGTGCTGCGTAAGCGGTTTCTCAAGTTCGACCGCTTCCAGCAGCGGATCATGCCCAATCGCCTCCCGTTGGTGGCTCCGTATTGGGAAGATGACGCAGATTTTGACCTGAACGCCCACATTCATCGCGTCGCGCTGCCGGCTCCCGGCGACCAGACCGCTCTGCAAGAACTGGTCAGCGATCTGATGAGTACACCGTTGGACTTCAGTAAACCTCCCTGGCAAATGCACCTGGTGGAAAATTTCGGCGATGGCTGCGCTATTTTTGTGCGTCTGCATCACGCCGTCGCCGACGGCATGGCCCTCATTTACGTCTTGCTGTCATTGACCGATATGACGCCGGAAGCGTCGCTAAACCATCCGCCCGTGGCCGAAACGTCCACAGGAAATGGAGGGCGTGGCGGTTTGTTGGGCGCGTTGGTTAAGCAAGCGACGGGCACATTGCGCACAGCCCGCCGCATCACCGGCTGGGTATGGGACGAAGGACGCGAAACCCTGATCAACCCATCCCACGCGCTTGATCTGGCCGTGCAAGGGACCGATGCGGCCGTTGCCGCCGGCCGTCTCATTTTTCGCACACCCGATCCGCCCACTATTTTCCGTGGTGGGTTGGGCGCGGCCAAACGGGCCGCCTGGTCCAAACCCATCCGCCTGAAAGACGTGAAGGCCATCAAAGCCGTCACCGGCAGCACCGTCAACGACGTGTTAATTGCCGCCATGGTTGGCGGGCTGCGACGCTATTTGCTGGCCCGCGAACAACCCGTTGACGGCCTGAATTTCCGGGCAGCCGTGCCGGTAAATCTGCGCAAACAGGCTGAGATGGGCACGTTGGGCAACAAATTCGGCATTGTATACCTGTCGCTGCCGGTGGGTATTGCCGATCCGCTGGATCGCCTGCAAGTGGTTCATCAGCGCATGGAACAGCTCAAAAACACGCCGGAGGCCGTGGTGGCCATCGGCATTTTGAACGCCATTGGCTTGTCGCCTTCGGAATTGCAGGCGCAGTCGGTGTCTATGTTTGCCAGCAAGGCAACGGCCGTTATGACCAACGTCCCTGGCCCGCCCATCCCACTTTACCTGGCCGGTAAAAAGATCGAAAACCTGATGTTCTGGGTACCACAGGCCGGTCGGGTGGCCTTGGGCATTTCCATTCTCAGCTACGCCGGCAAAGTGTACCTGGGCGTCAACACCGACGCCGGTCTGGTCCCCAACCCGGATGAGATTATCGAGGGCTTTTACGAGGAGTTTGACGCCTTGCTGGAACTGGTGCATCAGGTGGAATATGAACCGCAGCAGGCGACGTCGCAGCCCTTGCCCATCGTCAACATCAATACCGCTTCTGTAGCTGAGCTAGATGCGCTGCCGGGCATTGGCGAGACGATGGCGCAGCGTATTGTGGATTACCGGGCGGAAAACGGCCGTTTCACCACCATCAACGATTTAACCAATGTCAGCGGCATCAACACCGCCAAACTGGCGCTCATTCAGGAGCAAATCACACTCTAA
- a CDS encoding histidine phosphatase family protein, with protein MHLYMIRHGQSYVNLPDWDKGNTDEGLTELGQLQAEALAKWLPARLPHIDGLYASTMQRTRETVAPLARAYGVAVQLDDRLREIGNNRLDHTPWPSDGLPEYSDYWGSERPFASITPDYDNGESLMHSRVRVGMFIESVIERHRTQTIVAVCHGGVIEMAYDHIFNIGPWRRCEVWTKNTGITRFELVEHPARETWRLHYHSRTEHLADLHERMAAPKDVS; from the coding sequence ATGCACCTTTACATGATTCGTCACGGTCAGAGTTATGTTAATCTGCCAGATTGGGACAAGGGCAATACCGATGAGGGCCTAACCGAATTGGGTCAGCTTCAGGCGGAAGCCCTGGCAAAATGGCTGCCGGCCCGTCTGCCCCACATAGATGGCCTGTACGCCAGCACCATGCAGCGCACGCGGGAAACCGTCGCGCCGCTGGCGAGGGCCTATGGTGTGGCAGTTCAATTGGACGACCGCCTGCGCGAAATCGGCAACAATCGGCTGGACCACACGCCCTGGCCCAGTGACGGCCTGCCGGAATACAGCGACTATTGGGGATCGGAACGGCCGTTTGCCTCCATCACCCCGGACTACGACAACGGCGAGAGCCTGATGCACTCCCGCGTGCGCGTGGGCATGTTTATCGAAAGCGTGATCGAGCGTCACCGCACCCAAACAATCGTCGCCGTCTGCCACGGCGGCGTCATCGAGATGGCCTACGACCACATCTTCAACATTGGCCCCTGGCGGCGCTGCGAAGTATGGACCAAAAACACGGGCATTACCCGCTTCGAGCTGGTCGAACACCCCGCCCGCGAAACCTGGCGGCTGCACTACCACAGCCGCACCGAACACCTGGCCGATCTGCACGAACGCATGGCAGCGCCAAAAGATGTTTCATAG
- a CDS encoding tetratricopeptide repeat protein — translation MTQQSRLNQQKIARRRQEMRASLILPIGITFAVWLAGLVAFLLLPEQFYAIVTLLIGVGMFIFLAIWTRNATPRVRRLAVALAVPALIGIALGMVYGRASYALLGVGITMALLLLQRIVDTPISFRFASRQFQNGSIEAALELVNRAINARPDFWQSYQLRALIYLTKLDFLRAEKDAQSAIERNPKAHPAYNTLGQVYLADGRFTEAADVYNRALDLAPDYALYYYHLGLAQYRLGRYDLAADSLASASQGSLPIVEYDLQAYYYLGRSLEETGENTLAAEAFIEMAKFANGLWPLTRQLENQPDYPHLAYLRADLADIERRLPATSSSQTTQTNV, via the coding sequence ATGACTCAACAAAGCCGCTTGAATCAACAAAAAATAGCCCGCCGCCGCCAGGAGATGCGCGCCAGCCTGATTTTGCCCATCGGCATCACTTTTGCCGTCTGGCTGGCCGGGCTGGTCGCTTTTCTGCTGCTGCCGGAGCAATTTTACGCCATCGTCACCCTGCTCATCGGCGTGGGCATGTTCATTTTCCTGGCCATTTGGACGCGCAACGCCACGCCGCGGGTGCGCCGTCTGGCTGTTGCCCTGGCTGTTCCGGCGCTGATTGGCATTGCTCTGGGCATGGTATACGGCCGTGCCAGCTATGCCTTGCTGGGCGTGGGCATCACGATGGCCTTGTTACTCTTGCAGCGCATCGTTGACACCCCCATCTCTTTCCGGTTTGCGTCGCGCCAGTTTCAAAATGGCAGCATCGAAGCCGCCCTGGAACTGGTTAACCGGGCCATCAACGCCCGGCCCGATTTCTGGCAGTCATACCAGCTCCGCGCGCTGATTTATCTGACCAAACTAGACTTTTTGCGCGCCGAGAAAGACGCCCAATCAGCCATCGAGCGCAACCCCAAAGCCCACCCCGCCTATAATACCCTGGGGCAAGTTTATCTGGCCGATGGACGCTTTACCGAAGCCGCCGACGTGTACAATCGGGCGCTGGACCTGGCGCCCGATTACGCCCTGTATTATTACCACCTGGGCCTGGCGCAGTATCGGTTGGGCCGATACGACCTCGCCGCCGATTCGCTGGCCTCCGCTTCCCAGGGATCTTTGCCCATCGTCGAGTACGATCTGCAAGCCTATTATTACTTGGGACGCAGCCTGGAAGAAACAGGCGAGAACACCCTGGCTGCTGAAGCGTTCATCGAGATGGCAAAATTTGCCAATGGCCTGTGGCCGCTCACACGACAACTGGAAAACCAACCCGACTATCCCCACCTGGCCTACCTGCGCGCCGACCTGGCCGACATTGAACGGCGTTTACCGGCGACAAGCAGCAGCCAGACCACACAAACCAACGTTTAG
- a CDS encoding ArgE/DapE family deacylase, which translates to MKPTIDPDFTRQTLVDLVQINSINPHLSPDGPGEAAIGAYVAGALQDMGLEVTTYDLGSNRVNVVGRLKGAGNGRSLLLNAHMDTVGVGGMADPFGAVVRDGRLYGRGAQDMKGSLAAMMAAVRALADSGVPLGGDVLLTAVADEEYASIGTDDLIRRLTADAAIVTEPTDMRLCRAHRGFIWFDVATTGRAAHGSRYQEGIDANMHMGRFLAELEKLSQELIQRPPHPLAGPPSLHASLLHGGSEISVYAAHCRLKIERRTMPGETVAQATAELQAIIDRLAAADPTFQASVHPFFDRDAFAVAANTPIVGALEKAMTAVLPAPPTHTGATFWTDAAILAAAGIDTAVIGPIGAGLHSDDEWVEVQSVLDFAQILAETAVIFCK; encoded by the coding sequence ATGAAACCAACCATTGACCCAGACTTCACCCGACAAACGCTGGTGGATTTGGTCCAGATCAACTCTATCAATCCTCACCTTTCGCCTGACGGCCCTGGCGAAGCGGCGATTGGCGCTTATGTGGCCGGGGCGCTGCAAGATATGGGCCTGGAAGTGACCACTTATGATCTCGGTTCCAACCGGGTGAATGTGGTGGGGCGGCTGAAAGGCGCGGGCAACGGCCGTTCCCTGCTGCTCAATGCCCATATGGACACAGTAGGCGTGGGCGGTATGGCCGATCCATTTGGCGCGGTGGTGCGCGACGGCCGTCTCTACGGCCGGGGCGCGCAAGACATGAAAGGCAGCCTGGCAGCGATGATGGCCGCCGTCCGAGCATTGGCCGACAGCGGCGTGCCATTGGGCGGCGATGTGCTGCTTACGGCCGTCGCCGACGAAGAATACGCCAGCATCGGCACAGACGACCTGATACGCCGCCTCACCGCCGACGCAGCCATCGTCACTGAACCAACCGACATGCGCCTCTGCCGCGCCCATCGCGGCTTCATCTGGTTCGACGTGGCAACAACAGGCCGCGCCGCCCACGGCAGCCGCTACCAGGAGGGCATAGACGCCAACATGCACATGGGCCGCTTCCTGGCAGAACTGGAAAAACTCAGCCAGGAACTTATCCAACGCCCGCCCCACCCGCTGGCTGGCCCACCATCGCTGCACGCCTCTCTGCTGCACGGTGGCAGCGAAATCAGCGTCTACGCCGCCCACTGCCGGCTGAAAATAGAACGGCGCACCATGCCCGGCGAAACGGTGGCCCAAGCCACGGCCGAACTGCAAGCCATCATAGACCGACTGGCCGCCGCCGACCCAACCTTTCAGGCCAGCGTCCATCCATTTTTTGACCGCGACGCTTTTGCAGTGGCCGCCAACACGCCCATCGTGGGCGCGCTAGAAAAAGCGATGACGGCCGTTTTACCAGCCCCACCCACCCATACTGGCGCAACCTTTTGGACCGACGCCGCTATTTTGGCTGCTGCGGGCATAGATACGGCCGTCATCGGCCCCATCGGCGCCGGGCTGCATAGTGACGATGAGTGGGTTGAGGTACAATCTGTCCTTGATTTCGCGCAGATTTTGGCGGAAACGGCCGTCATCTTCTGCAAGTAA
- the pepT gene encoding peptidase T, protein MQQLFVPKLEERFIRYVQIDTQSDEQNAGVPSTAKQFDLLRPLADELRALGAADVCLTADGFVMATIPATIPANDVPTVAFLAHVDTAPAFSGTAVKPIIHRQYDGRPITLPDDPTQVLHAANSPELAGKIGEDVVTASGLTLLGADDKAGIAIIMTLAEHLLANPEIPHGRIRICFTPDEEIGRGVGHLNLDDLVADVAYTLDGGDVGEVTYETFSADKAVVKISGVSTHPGTAKNVLVNALTLASNLIQRLPQDSHTPETTSGREGFIFLHKLQGTAAAAELQFILRDFEVEGLQVYGDQIRAAAQHIQAAEPRAQIDVAITPQYRNMRYWLEQDKTPVDMAVRAVERAGIPLIIRPIRGGTDGSWLTAKGLPTPNLFTGMHNCHGPLEWVTLQDMARATEMCVHLAQIWAEPRPA, encoded by the coding sequence ATGCAACAATTATTTGTACCTAAACTTGAAGAACGGTTTATCCGTTACGTGCAAATTGACACCCAGAGCGACGAACAAAATGCCGGTGTGCCCAGCACAGCAAAGCAGTTCGATTTGTTACGGCCGTTAGCCGATGAACTCCGCGCGCTCGGCGCAGCTGACGTCTGCCTGACCGCGGATGGTTTTGTGATGGCCACCATTCCGGCCACCATTCCGGCCAACGACGTCCCCACCGTCGCTTTTTTGGCCCACGTAGACACAGCGCCGGCGTTCAGCGGCACGGCCGTTAAACCCATCATCCACCGCCAATACGACGGCCGTCCCATCACCCTGCCCGACGACCCTACCCAGGTCCTCCACGCCGCCAACTCGCCCGAACTGGCCGGTAAAATCGGCGAAGACGTGGTAACGGCCAGCGGCCTGACGCTGCTGGGAGCCGACGACAAGGCCGGCATCGCCATCATCATGACCCTGGCCGAACATTTGCTGGCAAACCCGGAAATCCCACACGGCCGTATCCGCATCTGCTTCACCCCAGACGAGGAAATTGGCCGGGGCGTGGGCCACCTGAATCTGGACGACCTGGTCGCCGACGTGGCCTACACCCTGGATGGCGGCGATGTTGGCGAAGTGACCTACGAAACCTTCTCGGCCGACAAAGCCGTCGTCAAAATCAGTGGCGTCTCCACCCATCCCGGCACGGCCAAAAACGTCCTGGTCAATGCCCTGACGCTGGCATCCAACCTGATCCAACGCTTGCCCCAAGACAGCCACACCCCGGAGACCACCAGCGGCCGCGAGGGCTTCATCTTCCTCCACAAGCTGCAAGGCACAGCCGCCGCCGCCGAACTGCAATTCATTCTGCGTGACTTTGAAGTCGAGGGCTTGCAAGTCTACGGCGATCAGATTCGCGCCGCCGCCCAACACATTCAGGCCGCCGAACCCCGCGCCCAGATAGACGTTGCCATCACGCCGCAGTACCGCAACATGCGCTACTGGCTGGAACAAGATAAAACGCCGGTAGACATGGCCGTCCGCGCCGTAGAAAGAGCCGGCATCCCGCTCATCATCCGCCCCATTCGCGGCGGCACGGATGGCTCCTGGCTGACGGCCAAAGGGCTGCCCACACCCAACCTGTTCACCGGGATGCACAATTGCCATGGCCCGCTGGAATGGGTGACGCTGCAAGACATGGCCCGCGCCACCGAAATGTGCGTCCACCTGGCCCAAATCTGGGCCGAACCCCGCCCAGCATAG